From Salvia splendens isolate huo1 chromosome 16, SspV2, whole genome shotgun sequence, a single genomic window includes:
- the LOC121771157 gene encoding peroxidase 41-like → MSSSLLPLPLLLLGLLLVSTVQSAAQPKLKTDYYKKSCPNFGKIIQEVITDKQLAVPTTAAGALRLFFHDCVVGGCDASLLLGSSANSPASERDHEINHSLPGDAFDVVIRAKIRLELECPGVVSCSDVLAEATRDLVTMVGGPFYPVPLGRLDSHEPHAAKIEGHIATPNMTLTKIIEIFQAKGFSVQEMVALSGAHTVGFSHCSEFANRIFNFSAKEDHDPTMNPDYVDGLRKLCANYKTDPTMAAFNDPMSPGKFDNTYYVNLQNGLGLLATDQILALDPRTKPFVDAYATDQTKFFQDFAKAMEKVGMLDIKTGDKGEVRKRCDTPNTTKFHS, encoded by the coding sequence ATGTCGTCGTCACTCCTtcctcttccccttcttcttcttggcctCCTCCTCGTGAGCACGGTGCAATCGGCAGCGCAACCGAAGCTGAAAACCGACTACTACAAAAAGAGCTGCCCTAACTTCGGCAAGATCATCCAAGAGGTGATCACCGACAAGCAGCTCGCCGtccccaccaccgccgccggCGCCCTCCGCCTCTTTTTCCACGACTGCGTGGTCGGCGGGTGCGACGCCTCCCTCCTCCTCGGGTCCAGCGCAAACTCCCCTGCCTCCGAGCGCGACCACGAGATCAACCACTCCCTCCCGGGAGACGCCTTCGACGTGGTCATCCGCGCCAAGATCCGCCTGGAGCTGGAGTGCCCGGGCGTGGTCTCGTGCTCGGACGTCCTGGCCGAGGCCACCCGCGACCTCGTCACCATGGTTGGGGGACCCTTCTACCCGGTCCCCCTGGGGCGCCTCGACAGCCACGAGCCCCACGCCGCCAAGATCGAGGGCCACATCGCCACCCCGAACATGACCCTCACCAAGATAATCGAAATCTTCCAAGCAAAAGGCTTCTCCGTACAGGAGATGGTCGCCCTCTCCGGGGCCCACACCGTGGGGTTCTCCCACTGCTCCGAGTTCGCCAACCGGATATTCAACTTTAGCGCCAAGGAGGACCACGATCCCACCATGAACCCGGACTACGTCGATGGCCTCCGCAAGCTCTGCGCCAACTACAAGACGGACCCCACCATGGCCGCCTTCAACGACCCCATGTCGCCAGGGAAGTTCGACAACACCTACTACGTCAACCTCCAGAACGGCCTAGGCCTCCTCGCTACTGATCAGATCCTGGCGCTCGATCCGCGGACCAAGCCCTTCGTCGACGCCTACGCCACAGATCAGACCAAATTCTTCCAGGATTTCGCCAAGGCGATGGAGAAGGTGGGAATGCTGGATATCAAGACTGGGGATAAGGGAGAGGTGCGGAAGAGATGCGACACTCCAAATACTACCAAATTTCATTCATAA
- the LOC121771066 gene encoding endoglucanase 1-like codes for MVSKHIILCLFSSFALLSCSAFTPQAYADALEKSILFFEGQRSGRLPATQRLTWRADSALSDGSGYHVDLVGGYYDAGDNVKFGLPVAFTTTLVSWSVIEFGSSMGNQLENAREAVRWGADYLLKAATATPGALYVQVGEANNDHRCWERPEDMDTARNVYKVTAQSPGSDVAAETAAALAAASIVFKDCDSSYSNKLLKTAMEVFDFADRYKGAYSDSLGAVVCPFYCSYSGYHDELMWGASWLHRASANQSYLSYIQSNGHILGADDDVYSFSWDDKRAGTKILLSQGFLEKNIEDLEVYKSHSDNYICSLVPGSPNFQAQYTPGGLLYKGSESNLQYVTTSSFLMLTYAKYVKSHDGGGGGGGGLSCGVSADKVVELAKKQVDYILGDNPGKRSYMVGFGERYPHRLHHRASSLPSLHAHPARINCGDGFQYLNTPSPNPNILVGAIVGGPDSQDKFADDRNNYHQSEPATYINAPFIGALAFFSHHL; via the exons ATGGTTTCAAAACATATTATTCTGTGCTTGTTTTCAAGCTTTGCTTTGTTATCTTGCTCTGCATTCACTCCACAAGCCTACGCCGATGCACTTGAAAAATCAATTCTCTTCTTCGAGGGACAGCGCTCTGGCAGATTACCCGCCACCCAGCGGCTCACGTGGAGGGCTGACTCCGCCCTCTCCGATGGCTCCGGTTACCAT GTAGATCTAGTTGGAGGTTACTATGATGCAGGGGACAACGTCAAGTTCGGCCTCCCGGTGGCTTTTACTACAACACTAGTGAGTTGGAGTGTGATTGAGTTCGGTAGTTCGATGGGGAATCAATTGGAAAATGCACGTGAGGCAGTGCGTTGGGGGGCGGATTATCTACTCAAGGCAGCGACAGCAACCCCGGGGGCCTTGTACGTGCAA GTGGGAGAGGCCAACAACGATCACCGTTGCTGGGAACGACCCGAGGACATGGACACGGCCCGCAATGTGTACAAAGTGACTGCTCAAAGCCCTGGATCAGATGTAGCAGCAGAGACTGCTGCAGCATTGGCAGCTGCTTCCATTGTGTTTAAAGATTGTGATTCTTCTTATTCAAATAAGTTGCTCAAAACAGCAATGGAGGTATTCGATTTTGCAGACAGGTATAAAGGGGCTTATAGTGACTCTCTGGGTGCAGTGGTGTGTCCATTTTACTGCTCCTACTCTGGATACCAT GATGAGTTGATGTGGGGAGCATCATGGCTTCATAGAGCTTCAGCAAACCAATCATATTTGTCTTACATTCAATCCAACGGTCACATTCTTGGAGCTGATGATGATGTTTATTCTTTTAGTTGGGATGACAAGAGAGCTGGGACCAAAATACTACTCTCTCAG GGATTTTTGGAGAAGAATATTGAAGATTTAGAGGTGTACAAATCACATTCAGACAATTATATATGCTCCCTAGTTCCAGGGTCACCTAATTTCCAGGCACAATACACTCCAGGGGGGCTTTTGTACAAGGGAAGTGAAAGCAATCTCCAATATGTAACCACATCAAGCTTCCTGATGTTGACATATGCCAAATATGTGAAGAGCCACgacggcggtggcggtggcggggGCGGGTTGTCGTGCGGCGTCAGCGCCGACAAGGTTGTGGAGTTGGCAAAGAAACAAGTGGACTACATACTAGGAGATAATCCAGGCAAGAGGTCATACATGGTGGGGTTCGGGGAGAGGTATCCGCATCGGCTACACCACAGAGCCTCTTCCTTACCCTCGCTCCACGCACACCCTGCTCGGATCAACTGTGGCGATGGATTCCAGTATCTAAACACGCCGTCGCCCAATCCCAACATTCTTGTCGGAGCAATCGTTGGCGGCCCAGACAGTCAAGACAAATTTGCAGATGACCGGAATAATTATCACCAATCTGAGCCCGCCACTTATATCAACGCCCCATTTATTGGCGCGCTCGCTTTCTTTTCTCATCATCTTTAA
- the LOC121770479 gene encoding uncharacterized protein LOC121770479 produces the protein MSDSDTEESKPAQTESMADLAAQFAEFLKFMESKSGNKSENSKADNTSPKKQSTQIEYLGKVKVETKLNGDNYPLWVNLMERAIGGGGLISHIYGVSDPPSSDDPGYSKWQQRDHCCFNWIINNLETSLVNEVSQYKTAKDLWEGLAITYGSGADPFQVHDLHRQAISMKQGHLTLEALWNRFQDLWIKIDARDPNPMESPKSIDKYNKHT, from the coding sequence ATGTCAGATTCTGACACGGAGGAATCAAAACCAGCCCAAACAGAATCCATGGCAGATCTGGCAGCACAATTTGCCGAATTTCTGAAGTTCATGGAGAGCAAATCTGGAAACAAATCAGAAAACTCCAAAGCAGACAACACTTCCCCAAAGAAGCAGTCAACCCAAATAGAATATTTGGGGAAAGTCAAGGTGGAAACCAAACTCAATGGGGATAATTATCCTCTTTGGGTCAATCTTATGGAGAGAGCCATTGGAGGAGGAGGACTGATTTCTCACATTTATGGAGTTTCAGATCCTCCTTCATCCGATGATCCCGGCTACTCGAAATGGCAGCAACGGGATCATTGTTGCTTTAATTGGATCATCAACAATCTTGAGACAAGTCTTGTGAATGAAGTATCACAATACAAGACCGCCAAAGACCTGTGGGAAGGTCTGGCAATCACGTACGGAAGTGGAGCGGATCCTTTCCAAGTGCACGATCTGCATAGGCAAGCAATATCAATGAAGCAAGGGCATTTAACCTTGGAAGCTCTCTGGAACAGATTCCAAGATCTATGGATAAAAATTGATGCCAGAGATCCTAATCCCATGGAAAGCCCGAAAAGCATCGACAAATACAACAAACACACCTAA